In one Desulfoferula mesophila genomic region, the following are encoded:
- a CDS encoding type II secretion system F family protein, giving the protein MDMLQQLLGQYDILIIVGLVALVSVVLLFAFWESLFGKTLEEKRVEQLVDDGYRLRTKKPIGHGDKKDAISQLVGIKKDRQSTSKIGRKKRIETLKLVVGIILAPILLFLTHFFILSPDSSMFGKVISYALAGLGGFIAPSLVFEYLEQKRIHEISVEIPRFLDLVVVTIESGLGLDAAFARVSREIDKTCPNLQKFLLDYIKKINSGMSREDALKDMAEQAENDDLTQVVYSLIQAQKYGVSIGRSLRVQNDDIRNKLKERAMEKAAKLPLKLLFPIMFGILPATILVMVGPAISRIASMPLF; this is encoded by the coding sequence ATGGATATGCTGCAACAGCTTCTGGGCCAATATGACATTTTAATTATAGTGGGGTTGGTTGCTCTGGTTTCGGTTGTTTTGTTGTTTGCCTTTTGGGAGTCTCTTTTTGGAAAAACCCTTGAAGAAAAACGAGTAGAGCAATTAGTAGATGACGGATACAGATTAAGAACAAAAAAGCCGATCGGCCATGGAGACAAGAAGGATGCGATCAGCCAATTAGTTGGTATAAAAAAAGACAGACAGTCAACCAGTAAAATTGGAAGAAAAAAGCGAATTGAAACATTAAAGCTGGTAGTGGGTATCATCCTTGCCCCTATTTTGCTTTTCTTGACGCATTTCTTCATCCTGTCGCCCGACTCGAGCATGTTCGGGAAAGTCATTAGTTACGCGCTCGCCGGCTTGGGCGGGTTCATCGCCCCATCGTTGGTGTTTGAGTACCTGGAGCAAAAGAGGATTCACGAAATCAGCGTCGAAATACCTCGATTCCTGGACCTTGTCGTTGTCACGATCGAGTCCGGTCTCGGCCTAGACGCCGCCTTTGCCCGGGTTAGTAGAGAAATCGACAAGACTTGCCCCAACCTTCAAAAATTCCTTCTAGATTATATTAAGAAAATAAACTCCGGAATGAGCAGGGAAGACGCTTTAAAAGACATGGCCGAGCAAGCCGAAAATGATGACTTGACTCAAGTTGTTTACTCACTGATTCAAGCACAGAAATACGGAGTCAGCATCGGTAGAAGCTTGCGCGTACAAAACGACGATATTAGAAACAAGCTAAAAGAAAGAGCTATGGAGAAGGCTGCTAAGCTGCCGCTTAAATTGCTTTTCCCTATCATGTTTGGCATCCTGCCGGCAACTATCCTCGTCATGGTTGGCCCCGCAATATCCCGAATTGCAAGCATGCCGCTTTTTTAA
- a CDS encoding type II secretion system F family protein, producing the protein MAWLIAVLGFASIVCVILLFFDKYLTASGRAETKQKRKVATLSKTGNVNRGRSSSILKEDVYSDIPAFNAWLSKFSAAASINRLIYQADSNLNVGSLLLISLVPFFGFLLLSYFMFKSLVWGMPAGIIFGITPWFWLSARRRKRLRKIEEQLPAAVDMMVRGLKAGLALTACMKNVSDEMIGPLAEEFEKTNAEYALGKDISDCLEAMSERTGSQDVQFFSTAIRIQRETGGNLAEVLDNISHITRERFALRRHVRTLTGEGRLSAIILLALPPVLFLFLLYLRPEYILGFVGTKIGRYCFAGAVGAELFSFLVMRAMMRIKV; encoded by the coding sequence ATGGCCTGGTTGATAGCGGTACTCGGTTTTGCATCTATAGTATGCGTTATTTTATTATTTTTTGATAAATACCTTACCGCCAGCGGACGCGCGGAAACAAAACAAAAAAGAAAAGTCGCTACCTTATCAAAAACCGGAAATGTCAATAGAGGTAGAAGCTCATCAATTTTAAAAGAAGACGTTTATTCCGACATCCCGGCTTTTAATGCGTGGTTGTCGAAGTTTTCGGCGGCAGCAAGCATTAATCGTTTGATATACCAGGCTGACTCCAACCTGAACGTGGGGTCGCTGTTATTGATATCCCTGGTGCCCTTTTTTGGATTTTTGCTCCTATCGTATTTCATGTTCAAGTCCTTGGTCTGGGGTATGCCGGCCGGAATTATTTTCGGGATTACACCATGGTTTTGGCTTAGCGCAAGGCGGCGCAAAAGGTTAAGAAAAATCGAAGAGCAACTCCCTGCGGCCGTCGATATGATGGTCAGAGGTTTGAAGGCGGGGCTTGCTCTGACCGCATGTATGAAGAATGTCTCGGACGAAATGATCGGTCCTCTGGCAGAGGAATTTGAAAAAACCAATGCCGAATATGCCCTCGGTAAGGATATCAGCGACTGCCTGGAAGCCATGAGCGAACGTACCGGGTCTCAGGATGTTCAATTCTTTTCGACCGCGATTAGAATCCAGCGCGAAACCGGCGGTAACTTGGCGGAGGTTTTGGACAATATATCTCACATTACTCGTGAGAGATTTGCCTTGAGGAGGCACGTACGAACTCTGACTGGTGAGGGGCGCTTATCGGCGATAATTCTTTTAGCGTTGCCCCCGGTACTTTTCCTGTTCTTATTGTATCTTCGCCCTGAGTATATATTGGGATTCGTCGGCACTAAAATTGGAAGATATTGTTTTGCAGGCGCCGTGGGAGCTGAATTATTCTCCTTCCTGGTAATGCGCGCCATGATGCGCATAAAGGTTTAA
- a CDS encoding tetratricopeptide repeat protein — translation MYKNAKVRLSLTLLLALTLYTGCAAIEKETGGARRLNKGEAEKLLSVQATKDLARTGSTASDYVSHDPAEIEKQADSLVRNGEWVAALYQYQRLFVSSKDPEVKLRARYKAGRICLLTGQYNQALQLFLYLCEKKPGSAEYQEGLGLAQLSLGDTQDAIVALTKALSIDNNLWRAHNALGIAYNQKLKPQSAVPQFQTALKIHGHNAMIYNNLGIAYQLLGNVALAEKQFNKALEIDPNNTTAKNNLAVLMLKKGNKQDALWLLKESVGESKANHDIGMLLLWINNKKESSKYLEQAIYLSPRYYPLANKHLKQIKGGDGGRPTNEEKGKFYIPKGMEVGGVQNNKNKSAPGASGKKNITPPSVSNLKEDTPVINSVVSIPIEKAEKPIDTRDVPAAPKPAAPKPAAPKPAAPKAAAPKAAAPKPAAPKAAAPEAASPKAAAPEAVAPKVAGPETVAPKAASPKVAAPKAASPEAVVPKADAGIGNNAKPDTAETKQNASGAQQNINDKKGPSPNEEVKAAAEKPAGADKQDQNAKDVDVKSTGDNKPENPNKNWGVVINKDGVVSLSSGDGDKKSEEILIIQQK, via the coding sequence ATGTACAAAAACGCAAAAGTGAGACTCTCCCTCACCCTGTTGCTGGCCTTAACGCTGTACACCGGCTGCGCGGCTATTGAAAAAGAGACCGGAGGGGCCAGACGTCTGAACAAAGGTGAGGCGGAAAAGCTATTGTCCGTGCAGGCAACCAAGGATTTAGCCCGCACGGGAAGCACGGCGAGTGATTACGTTAGCCATGACCCGGCTGAAATTGAAAAGCAAGCGGATTCGTTGGTTAGAAATGGTGAATGGGTCGCGGCACTTTATCAATACCAGCGGCTTTTTGTTTCAAGTAAAGACCCCGAGGTAAAGCTGAGGGCACGCTATAAAGCCGGTAGAATATGTTTGCTGACCGGGCAATATAACCAAGCACTACAACTTTTTTTGTATCTTTGCGAGAAAAAGCCAGGCTCTGCTGAATATCAAGAGGGGCTGGGGCTGGCTCAACTAAGCCTAGGTGACACCCAAGACGCAATAGTGGCTCTTACAAAAGCGCTTAGCATCGATAATAACCTTTGGAGAGCTCACAATGCATTGGGTATTGCATACAACCAAAAGCTGAAACCTCAAAGTGCGGTACCGCAATTCCAGACGGCCTTAAAAATTCACGGCCACAACGCAATGATTTATAACAACTTGGGCATTGCATACCAACTGCTTGGAAACGTGGCGTTGGCTGAAAAGCAATTTAACAAGGCCTTAGAGATTGATCCCAACAACACCACCGCCAAAAACAACCTGGCGGTTTTGATGTTGAAGAAGGGTAACAAGCAGGACGCGTTGTGGTTGCTAAAAGAATCGGTGGGTGAATCAAAGGCCAATCACGACATCGGGATGCTTCTTCTATGGATTAATAATAAAAAAGAGTCCAGTAAATATCTTGAGCAGGCCATATACCTTTCCCCTAGGTATTACCCCCTTGCCAATAAACATTTAAAGCAGATTAAGGGGGGTGACGGCGGCAGGCCGACTAATGAGGAGAAGGGAAAATTTTACATTCCCAAGGGCATGGAAGTTGGTGGGGTCCAAAATAATAAAAATAAATCAGCGCCAGGCGCCAGCGGCAAAAAAAATATCACTCCGCCTTCCGTCAGCAACTTAAAAGAAGATACGCCGGTTATCAACTCGGTAGTGTCCATTCCGATTGAAAAGGCTGAAAAGCCCATTGATACTCGAGATGTTCCGGCCGCCCCTAAACCGGCCGCCCCTAAACCGGCCGCCCCTAAACCGGCTGCCCCTAAAGCGGCTGCTCCTAAAGCGGCCGCCCCTAAACCGGCCGCACCTAAAGCGGCTGCCCCTGAAGCGGCCAGCCCTAAAGCGGCCGCCCCTGAAGCGGTTGCTCCTAAAGTGGCCGGCCCTGAAACGGTTGCACCTAAGGCGGCCAGCCCTAAAGTGGCCGCCCCTAAAGCGGCCAGCCCTGAAGCGGTCGTCCCTAAAGCGGATGCAGGCATAGGTAATAATGCTAAGCCCGACACTGCGGAAACGAAGCAAAATGCCTCAGGGGCGCAGCAAAACATAAATGATAAAAAAGGGCCATCTCCAAACGAGGAGGTGAAAGCAGCCGCTGAGAAACCTGCTGGTGCAGACAAGCAGGATCAGAACGCCAAAGATGTTGATGTAAAAAGTACGGGTGATAATAAGCCGGAAAATCCAAATAAGAACTGGGGCGTGGTTATAAATAAGGATGGTGTGGTGTCACTGTCCAGCGGGGACGGCGATAAAAAGTCGGAAGAGATTTTGATCATTCAGCAAAAATAA
- a CDS encoding glycosyltransferase family 87 protein → MNDDRPREAGSLIAFYSLIVSGKWLNRNRFEVYPRLFIAVSAAAILFIIFTSSGNLDWSGKPIGTDFCSFYAAGSLALQGNAADAYDPKLLYLKEKEVINSSEIGYFTFTYPPMFLLILAPLAYFPYLASLGLWLGATLAFYALMIRKISGYRQAIIPALAFPAVFLTIGHGQNAFLTTGLLAGALYYLDRKPDVAGIMLGLLTFKPHLGIIIPIVLIATGHWRVFVVATVTTLALAAASLAFFGLETWQAFFASNALAFEVLDKGLLPYHKMQSLFANIRLMGASVSIAYTLQIIYAFLVICIVTWIWVKPADRLLKNAALATSILMITPFLLDYDLTILSVAIACLAVYGSEHGFRGIPINLLVIAWLSSILFRLLNASIPFPWAQLMLCVLLAKIYLLARESRQNNSEYDLS, encoded by the coding sequence ATGAATGACGACAGGCCGCGCGAAGCTGGCTCTTTAATTGCCTTCTATTCCTTAATTGTTTCCGGAAAATGGCTTAACAGAAATCGTTTCGAGGTATACCCCCGGCTGTTTATCGCGGTCAGCGCGGCGGCCATCCTTTTCATTATATTTACATCCAGCGGCAATTTGGACTGGAGCGGCAAACCGATAGGGACCGACTTCTGCAGTTTCTACGCTGCGGGAAGTCTCGCCTTGCAAGGAAACGCCGCCGACGCCTATGACCCCAAGTTGCTGTATCTCAAAGAAAAGGAAGTTATCAACAGCAGTGAGATAGGTTATTTCACCTTCACTTATCCCCCGATGTTTTTGCTGATTCTGGCCCCCCTGGCCTATTTTCCATATTTGGCATCTCTCGGTCTTTGGTTAGGCGCCACCCTCGCCTTCTATGCTTTGATGATCAGGAAAATCTCCGGCTACAGGCAAGCCATAATCCCTGCGCTCGCTTTCCCTGCCGTTTTTTTGACAATCGGGCACGGCCAAAATGCATTTCTTACAACCGGCCTGCTGGCCGGTGCGCTCTATTATCTGGATCGTAAGCCAGATGTCGCGGGCATAATGCTGGGGTTGCTGACCTTCAAACCGCACCTTGGGATCATCATCCCCATAGTGCTAATAGCTACCGGGCATTGGCGGGTGTTTGTGGTCGCCACCGTGACCACCCTGGCTTTGGCCGCGGCTTCCCTGGCATTTTTTGGCCTGGAGACCTGGCAGGCGTTTTTTGCGAGCAATGCGCTTGCCTTTGAAGTTCTAGACAAGGGTCTGTTGCCCTACCACAAGATGCAGAGTTTGTTCGCCAATATTCGTTTAATGGGGGCAAGCGTTTCCATCGCCTATACTCTGCAAATAATTTACGCGTTTTTGGTAATTTGCATAGTGACCTGGATATGGGTCAAACCGGCGGATCGCCTATTGAAGAACGCTGCGTTGGCGACTTCCATACTTATGATAACGCCATTTCTATTAGATTATGATTTGACAATATTGAGCGTAGCGATCGCCTGCTTGGCGGTTTATGGAAGCGAACATGGCTTCAGGGGCATCCCAATCAACTTGTTAGTCATCGCTTGGCTCTCGTCCATTTTGTTTCGCCTGCTGAACGCATCAATCCCCTTTCCCTGGGCTCAATTAATGCTTTGCGTGTTATTGGCTAAAATTTATTTACTGGCGCGTGAATCGCGCCAAAACAATTCGGAGTATGATTTGTCGTGA
- a CDS encoding CpaF family protein, with amino-acid sequence MRLRDRYLKPHMPQAGSIEGATSQDRRTQDLKAKIHYRVIEEVNFDQLENQQNLDKNVELENAILQIIDDEKVPLSIQSRRVLVKEIVDEVMGLGPLEPLIADPSVSDILVNRYDMVFVERSGKLEEVTTRFRDEKHLRKIIDKIVSSVGRRIDEASPMVDARLMDGSRVNAIIPPLTLDGSSVSIRKFAVDPLTAGDLIKFGSLDANTVQVLEGIIKSRLNVLISGGTGSGKTTLLNVISSFIPGNERIITIEDSAELQLQQRHVVRLETRPPNLEGQGNVTQRDLVRNSLRMRPDRIIIGEVRAAEALDMLQAMNTGHDGSLSTIHANTPRDALSRLETMIAMSGVEIPRQGMRHQISSALDVIIQLSRLADGKRKLVSLQEITGMEGESITMQEIFKFEQTGINNDGEVMGVFGHTGIRPNFMRRLEAYGIRLDNIW; translated from the coding sequence ATGAGGTTAAGGGATAGATATTTAAAGCCGCACATGCCGCAGGCCGGCAGCATCGAAGGCGCGACTTCTCAGGATCGCAGAACCCAAGACCTGAAAGCTAAAATTCATTATAGGGTGATTGAAGAAGTTAACTTTGACCAACTCGAAAACCAGCAGAATCTGGATAAAAACGTTGAGTTGGAAAATGCCATACTCCAAATAATTGATGATGAAAAGGTACCGCTAAGTATTCAAAGCCGCAGAGTTCTGGTCAAAGAAATTGTTGACGAGGTTATGGGGCTTGGGCCCCTGGAACCATTGATCGCCGACCCCAGCGTCAGTGATATTTTGGTTAATAGATACGACATGGTTTTTGTTGAACGCAGCGGAAAGCTGGAGGAAGTCACAACAAGATTTCGCGATGAAAAACACTTGCGGAAAATCATAGACAAGATTGTGTCGTCGGTCGGGCGAAGGATCGACGAAGCCAGCCCGATGGTCGACGCACGCCTTATGGATGGTAGCCGTGTCAACGCGATCATACCGCCCTTGACCCTTGATGGTTCCAGTGTTTCCATTCGTAAATTTGCCGTTGATCCGCTTACTGCGGGAGATTTGATAAAATTCGGCTCGCTTGATGCCAACACGGTCCAAGTCCTGGAAGGGATCATTAAGTCACGCCTTAATGTGTTGATCAGTGGTGGTACTGGATCGGGTAAGACCACTCTCTTGAACGTGATTAGTTCGTTTATTCCCGGAAATGAACGGATTATTACCATTGAGGACAGCGCCGAGCTTCAGTTGCAACAGCGGCACGTCGTGCGCCTGGAGACGAGGCCTCCAAACCTTGAAGGTCAAGGCAACGTTACGCAGCGTGACCTTGTAAGGAACAGCTTGCGTATGCGCCCGGATAGAATAATCATCGGCGAGGTGCGCGCAGCTGAAGCCTTGGATATGTTGCAGGCCATGAACACCGGTCACGACGGAAGCCTGTCCACCATACACGCCAACACCCCCAGGGACGCCCTGTCCCGTTTGGAAACCATGATTGCAATGTCGGGTGTTGAAATTCCGCGTCAAGGAATGAGGCATCAAATATCCAGCGCGCTGGATGTAATTATTCAGTTGTCGAGGTTGGCCGACGGTAAAAGAAAATTAGTTAGTTTGCAAGAAATAACCGGCATGGAAGGTGAGAGCATTACGATGCAAGAAATATTCAAGTTTGAGCAGACAGGAATTAACAACGACGGCGAGGTGATGGGAGTTTTCGGCCACACCGGGATCAGGCCCAACTTCATGCGTCGCTTGGAAGCCTACGGCATTAGGTTGGACAATATTTGGTAA
- a CDS encoding IS3 family transposase (programmed frameshift) has product MRRTRFSETQIVKILKEVEGGRTAKEVCREYGVSSATYYKWKSKYGGMEASDIVRLKELEEENRRLKQMYADLSLENRALKDVIGKKNIRPAGRRDLAKFMCKEHGLSIRRACRALRLSRSVYAYRPKPRDDGPIIEALTSLADKYPRYGFAKLFQVIRRDGHGWNHKRVYRVYCALKLNLRRKGKKRLPTRDPQPLAVPDLANICWSVDFMSDALYGGQRFRTFNVVDDFNREALAIEVDVNLPAQRIIRVLERIAAWRGYPSRLRLDNGPELVSVAMAQWAEEHSIDLGFTQPGKPTQNSYIERFNRTYREEVLDLYIFSRLSEVREITDRWLKEYNEERPHESLGNLTPAEYLAINSPEVSTVDWH; this is encoded by the exons ATGCGCAGGACCAGATTCAGCGAAACTCAGATCGTCAAAATTCTGAAAGAGGTGGAAGGGGGCAGGACCGCCAAGGAGGTCTGCCGGGAATACGGTGTCAGCAGCGCCACCTACTACAAATGGAAGTCCAAGTACGGGGGCATGGAGGCCTCGGACATCGTCCGGCTCAAGGAGCTTGAAGAAGAAAACAGGCGTCTAAAGCAGATGTACGCCGACTTGAGCCTTGAGAATCGGGCTCTGAAGGACGTCATCG GAAAGAAAAATATAAGGCCAGCGGGTCGGCGCGATCTGGCTAAGTTCATGTGCAAAGAGCACGGTCTGAGCATTCGCCGGGCCTGCCGCGCCCTGAGGCTGAGCCGGTCGGTTTATGCCTACCGACCCAAGCCCCGCGACGATGGTCCGATCATCGAGGCGCTGACTTCGCTGGCAGACAAATATCCCAGATACGGCTTTGCCAAACTGTTTCAAGTAATTCGGCGGGATGGACATGGCTGGAATCACAAGCGGGTGTACCGAGTGTACTGCGCCCTGAAGCTAAACCTTCGCAGGAAGGGTAAGAAGCGCCTGCCTACTCGTGATCCCCAGCCGCTTGCAGTGCCGGATCTGGCCAATATCTGCTGGTCGGTGGACTTCATGAGCGATGCCCTGTATGGCGGCCAGCGATTCAGGACCTTTAATGTGGTGGATGATTTCAATCGAGAGGCCCTGGCCATAGAGGTGGACGTCAATCTCCCCGCCCAAAGGATAATCCGAGTGCTGGAGCGTATCGCTGCCTGGCGGGGCTACCCGTCCAGGCTGAGGCTGGACAACGGCCCGGAGCTGGTCAGTGTAGCTATGGCCCAATGGGCCGAGGAGCATAGTATCGATTTGGGTTTCACTCAGCCCGGCAAGCCCACCCAGAATTCATACATTGAACGCTTCAACCGGACCTATCGGGAAGAGGTGCTGGACCTTTACATATTTTCCCGTCTAAGCGAGGTGCGGGAAATCACGGATCGCTGGCTCAAGGAGTACAACGAGGAACGCCCTCATGAGTCCCTCGGCAACCTGACACCAGCCGAATACCTCGCTATAAATTCACCTGAAGTTTCTACTGTTGACTGGCACTAA